From the Helicobacter pylori genome, one window contains:
- a CDS encoding DsbA family protein codes for MILRASVLSALLLVGLGAAPKHSVSANDKRMQDNLIKVIEKQTNKKVRILETKPLKSNQDLKIVVVEDPDTKYQIPLVVSKDGNLVIGLGGIFFSNNSEDVKLLIETNQKIQALNATQQNSAKLNALFDEVPADYVIELPSTNAENKDKILYIVSDPMCPHCQKELTKLRDHLKENTVRMVVVGWLGVNSAKKAALIQEEMAKARARGASVEDKISILEKIYSTQYDINAQKEPEDLRTKVENTTKKIFESGVIKGVPFLYHYKA; via the coding sequence ATGATATTAAGAGCGAGCGTGTTGAGCGCGTTACTTCTTGTAGGCTTAGGGGCAGCCCCTAAACATTCAGTTTCAGCTAATGACAAACGGATGCAGGACAATTTGATTAAAGTGATTGAAAAACAAACCAATAAAAAGGTGCGTATTTTAGAGACTAAACCCTTGAAATCCAATCAGGATTTAAAAATCGTGGTGGTAGAAGATCCGGACACTAAATACCAAATCCCGCTTGTGGTGAGTAAGGATGGTAATTTAGTGATAGGGCTTGGCGGTATCTTTTTTAGCAATAATAGCGAAGACGTGAAGTTGCTCATAGAGACCAATCAAAAAATCCAAGCCCTTAACGCTACGCAACAAAATAGCGCGAAGTTGAACGCTCTTTTTGATGAAGTGCCGGCTGATTATGTGATAGAGTTGCCCTCTACTAACGCTGAAAATAAGGATAAAATCCTTTATATTGTTTCTGATCCCATGTGCCCGCATTGCCAAAAAGAGCTCACTAAACTCAGGGATCACTTGAAAGAAAACACCGTGAGAATGGTTGTAGTAGGGTGGCTTGGGGTCAATTCGGCTAAAAAGGCGGCTTTGATCCAAGAAGAAATGGCGAAGGCTAGGGCTAGGGGAGCGAGCGTGGAAGATAAAATCTCTATTCTTGAAAAGATTTATTCCACCCAATACGATATTAACGCCCAAAAAGAGCCTGAAGATTTACGCACTAAAGTGGAAAATACCACTAAAAAGATTTTTGAATCTGGCGTGATTAAGGGCGTGCCTTTCTTATACCATTATAAGGCATAA
- a CDS encoding UPF0323 family lipoprotein: protein MKKPYRKISDYAIVGGLSALVMVSIVGCKSNADDKQKEQSSLSQSVQKGAFVILEEQKDKSYKVVEEYPSSRTHIIVRDLQGNERVLSNEEIQKLIKEEEAKIDNGTSKLIQPNNGGGGSESSGFGLGSAILGSAAGAILGSYIGNKLFNNPNYQQNAQRTYKSPQAYQRSQNSFSKSAPSASSMGGASKGQSGFFGSSRPTSSPAVSSGTRGFNA from the coding sequence ATGAAAAAACCCTACAGAAAGATTTCTGATTATGCGATCGTGGGTGGTTTGAGCGCGTTGGTGATGGTGAGCATTGTGGGGTGTAAGAGCAATGCTGATGACAAACAAAAAGAGCAAAGCTCTTTAAGTCAAAGCGTTCAAAAAGGCGCGTTTGTGATTTTAGAAGAGCAAAAGGATAAATCTTACAAGGTTGTTGAAGAATACCCCAGCTCAAGAACCCACATTATAGTGCGCGATTTGCAAGGCAATGAACGAGTGCTTAGTAATGAAGAGATTCAAAAGCTCATCAAAGAAGAAGAGGCCAAAATTGACAACGGCACGAGCAAGCTTATCCAGCCTAATAATGGAGGTGGGGGGAGTGAAAGCTCAGGCTTTGGCTTGGGGAGCGCGATTTTAGGGAGCGCGGCGGGGGCGATTTTAGGGAGTTATATTGGCAACAAGCTTTTCAATAACCCTAATTACCAGCAAAACGCCCAACGGACTTATAAATCCCCACAAGCTTACCAACGCTCTCAAAATTCCTTTTCTAAAAGCGCGCCTAGCGCTTCAAGCATGGGTGGGGCGAGTAAGGGACAGAGCGGGTTTTTTGGCTCTAGTAGGCCTACTAGCTCGCCGGCGGTAAGCTCTGGGACAAGGGGCTTTAACGCATAA